Proteins from one Xenopus tropicalis strain Nigerian chromosome 1, UCB_Xtro_10.0, whole genome shotgun sequence genomic window:
- the fam151b gene encoding protein FAM151B isoform X2 translates to MDQLQFSTSLINDPCGIVEEKDERATAKEKISDAHMIEADVLLRGDNEPIMAHPPETDSDITLHEWLDQVFSSEKGIKLDFKCIEAVLPSLQILAAMKATVKQPIWINADILSGPGGKAKAVDAKEFINSVMSYFPDVTLSLGWTTGWHPGQENQGYSWEMVQDMEKICKVLSQPVTFPVRAALLRQSWPQFQWLLKTSERFSLTVWAGKDDTYPVEDLLFIRDNSEKCRIYYDVFEPQNSDFKCAIEQSRI, encoded by the exons ATGGACCAACTGCAATTTAGCACTTCATTAATAAATGACCCTTGTGGAATAGTGGAAGAAAAAGATGAGCGCGCGACTGCGAAAGAAAAGATAA GTGATGCTCACATGATAGAGGCTGATGTTCTGCTTCGAGGAGACAATGAACCAATCATGGCGCACCCCCCAGAAACAGACAGTGACATTACATTGCACGAGTGGTTGGATCAGGTCTTTTCATCTGAAAAAGGCATCAAGCTTGACTTCAAATG TATAGAAGCAGTCCTGCCATCATTGCAGATCCTGGCAGCTATGAAAGCCACAGTTAAACAACCTATATGGATTAATGCAGACATACTTTCAGGACCTGGTGGAAAGGCCAAAGCAGTGGATGCAAAGGAGTTTATAAATTCAGTAATGTCATATTTCCCTGACGTGACTTTATCTTTGGGCTGGACCACTGGATGGCATCCTGGGCAAGAAAACCAAG GCTACTCCTGGGAGATGGTGCAGGACATGGAGAAAATCTGCAAAGTACTGAGCCAACCTGTGACGTTCCCTGTGCGGGCAGCACTACTTCGGCAGTCATGGCCTCAGTTTCAATGGCTGTTAAAGACATCAGAGAG GTTCAGCCTGACAGTCTGGGCTGGAAAAGACGACACATATCCTGTGGAAGACTTGCTGTTTATCAGAGATAATTCTGAAAAGTGCAGAATTTACTATGATGTCTTTGAGCCGCAAAATAGTGATTTTAAATGCGCTATAGAACAGTCAAGGATATAG
- the fam151b gene encoding protein FAM151B isoform X1 has translation MDQLQFSTSLINDPCGIVEEKDERATAKEKIRSCDENILDYLLKKDLIKNRDGAEVIWCHAVNSKSKLNEAIQSDAHMIEADVLLRGDNEPIMAHPPETDSDITLHEWLDQVFSSEKGIKLDFKCIEAVLPSLQILAAMKATVKQPIWINADILSGPGGKAKAVDAKEFINSVMSYFPDVTLSLGWTTGWHPGQENQGYSWEMVQDMEKICKVLSQPVTFPVRAALLRQSWPQFQWLLKTSERFSLTVWAGKDDTYPVEDLLFIRDNSEKCRIYYDVFEPQNSDFKCAIEQSRI, from the exons ATGGACCAACTGCAATTTAGCACTTCATTAATAAATGACCCTTGTGGAATAGTGGAAGAAAAAGATGAGCGCGCGACTGCGAAAGAAAAGATAA GGTCCTGCGATGAAAACATTTTGGATTATTTACTGAAGAAAGACCTAATAAAAAACAGAGATGGAGCAGAGGTCATTTGGTGTCATGCAGTTAACAGCAAGAGCAAACTAAATGAGGCTATACAGA GTGATGCTCACATGATAGAGGCTGATGTTCTGCTTCGAGGAGACAATGAACCAATCATGGCGCACCCCCCAGAAACAGACAGTGACATTACATTGCACGAGTGGTTGGATCAGGTCTTTTCATCTGAAAAAGGCATCAAGCTTGACTTCAAATG TATAGAAGCAGTCCTGCCATCATTGCAGATCCTGGCAGCTATGAAAGCCACAGTTAAACAACCTATATGGATTAATGCAGACATACTTTCAGGACCTGGTGGAAAGGCCAAAGCAGTGGATGCAAAGGAGTTTATAAATTCAGTAATGTCATATTTCCCTGACGTGACTTTATCTTTGGGCTGGACCACTGGATGGCATCCTGGGCAAGAAAACCAAG GCTACTCCTGGGAGATGGTGCAGGACATGGAGAAAATCTGCAAAGTACTGAGCCAACCTGTGACGTTCCCTGTGCGGGCAGCACTACTTCGGCAGTCATGGCCTCAGTTTCAATGGCTGTTAAAGACATCAGAGAG GTTCAGCCTGACAGTCTGGGCTGGAAAAGACGACACATATCCTGTGGAAGACTTGCTGTTTATCAGAGATAATTCTGAAAAGTGCAGAATTTACTATGATGTCTTTGAGCCGCAAAATAGTGATTTTAAATGCGCTATAGAACAGTCAAGGATATAG